CCAGAAGGTACTGGATTACTTGAACAACCGCTAATAGCGCCTGTCATAAATTTCGTTTAAGGCTTCGCCAATTTTATCGGTAGGATTCTGTTTTTAGAATCCTATTTGCATTTTTGACCCGGTCTGGGCTTGGAGACTTTACGTCTTTCAAAGCGTAGTCGAGTCCCATTTCTTGATATTTTGCAAGAGCCAAGGAATGGTAGGGTAGCACTTCCACTTTCTTGACGTTGGATAGTGACTGGATAAATTCCTTGGTCTTTTCTAGATATTCGTCGTTATCGCTAATCCCCGGAACTAGCACGTGTCTGATCCAGATGGGTTTGCGGATTTCGTTCAAGTAGCGGAACATGTCCAGGTTGTGTTCAATGGAATGGCCAGTGAGTTTTTTATGCTGCTCGGGGTCAATGATTTTCAGGTCTACCAGGAGTAGATCGGTAACTTCCATAAGTTGCTTGAACTTGCTGAAGTAGGGTTCGGTGCGGACAAAGTTTACCCCGGAAGTGTCTATGCAAGTGTGTACTCCCGCCGATTTTGCCAGGGTGAAAAAATCCAGCAAGAAATCCATCTGCATCAGGGGCTCGCCACCACTGACGGTAATGCCTCCGTCGCTTCCCCAGTAACTCTTGTAGCGGAGGGCCTTTTTCAGCAGGTCTTCTGCAGAAATGTCAAAGGCTCCCGCCTTGTCCCCCTTGAAATCCCAGGTTTCCGGATTGTGACAGAATAAGCACCGCATGGGGCACCCTTGTGTGAACACCACAAACCGGACTCCGGGGCCATCTACGGAGCCAAATGTTTCCAGTTTGTTGATTCTGCCGAGCATGTTCGTAAAGTTACAAAATAGTTCAAGGCGAATGTGCTAAAATTTCTATGTTTACGCTATACAAACTTATAAAATTGGCTCATTATGAAAATTGCTGTAACTGGTGGTGCAGGCTATATCGGTAGCCACACGATTATAGAGTTAGACAAAGCCGGCCATTCTGTGGTGGTGGTGGATAACCTTGTCAATTCTTGCGAAGAATCTCTCCGCAGGGTTTCGAAGATTATTGGTAAAGATGTGCCCTTTGTGAAGGCGGATGTCCGGGATGCTTTTGCCATGGACGCCCTGTTCAAACA
The sequence above is drawn from the Fibrobacter sp. genome and encodes:
- the pflA gene encoding pyruvate formate lyase-activating protein — protein: MLGRINKLETFGSVDGPGVRFVVFTQGCPMRCLFCHNPETWDFKGDKAGAFDISAEDLLKKALRYKSYWGSDGGITVSGGEPLMQMDFLLDFFTLAKSAGVHTCIDTSGVNFVRTEPYFSKFKQLMEVTDLLLVDLKIIDPEQHKKLTGHSIEHNLDMFRYLNEIRKPIWIRHVLVPGISDNDEYLEKTKEFIQSLSNVKKVEVLPYHSLALAKYQEMGLDYALKDVKSPSPDRVKNANRILKTESYR